The genomic region ATTCAGAGGTGCGCATCCGCTGTACACGCTTATCGATAAAAAAAGAACCGCCGATTATTGCAATACGTTTATCAAACAATACGAACAGGGTGGCCGTTTGCCGGTTTGGGAACTGGCATCCAATGAAACCGATTGTATGATCGGGTATCATTCAGTTTCGGTACTCGCCGATGCGATGGCAAAAGGAATCAAAGGTTTTGACTATGAAAAAGCGTTTCAGGCGGCCAAACATAGTGCGATGCTGGATCACCTGGGATTGGAGGCCTATAAAAAAAATGGTTTTATCAGTATTGACGACGAACACGAGAGTGTTTCCAAAACGTTGGAATATGCCTACGATGACTGGTGTATCGCACAAATGGCGATGTTGTTAAACAAAGTGGATGATTATCATTATTTTATCAAGCGTTCGCAAAACTGGAAAAATATTTTTGACAATCAGATTGGATTTATGCGTCCCAAGAAAAACGGTGGTTGGGACAAACCATTTGATCCAAGAGAAGTGAATAACAATTTTACCGAAGGAAACAGCTGGCAGTATTCCTTTTTTGTACCACAGGATATTCCGGGTATGATTGAAGCCTATGGTGGAAAGGATGCGTTTGAGAAAAAACTCGACGCAATGTTTGAGGCTCCTTCGGAGACAACCGGCAGGGAACAGGTCGATATTACAGGACTGATAGGGCAATATGCGCACGGGAACGAACCGAGTCATCATATGGCCTATTTGTATAATGCGATCGGAAAACCGGAAAAAACCGCTGAAAAAGTAAAATACATTCTGGATACCTTCTATAAAAATACCCCGGACGGATTGATTGGAAATGAAGATTGCGGACAAATGAGTGCGTGGTATATTCTGAGTAGTATGGGGATTTATGCAGTAACACCGGGAATGCCGGTATGGAGTACGACAACACCGTATTTTGATAAGATATTAATACACTTGGAAGATGGAACCACACGAACCATCACCAAAAAAACAACTGCGGATAAGCTTAAAAATCTGGGATTGCATTCGGATGTTGTAATAGTGAATACCAGTGCATCGGATAAGATTGTGCCGGTTCCGGTAATTGAAGCCGAAAGCAAAGCGTTTAAAGACAAACAAATCATCACGATCCGTTCCGGAAATAAGGAGGATAAACTATATTATTCGGATGGTTCCGCTTCGCAAAAACAATTTGTTCCGTATACCAAACCGGTTACGATTGGGAAATCGGCGGTGATTCGGGCGTATGCCGAAAATAACGGAAAGAAAAGCGCAACTGTAGAAGCATCGTACTTTAAAAAAGAAAACGACTGGACAGTAACCATTGCTTCTAAAAACCATCCGCAATACCACGCCGGTGGACCGGATGGATTGATAGACGGGATTCTTGGTACCGAAAACTGGCGTAAAGGCGATTGGCAAGGCTATCAGGGACAAAATTTTGAAGCGGTGATCGATCTGAAAAAAGTACAATCGGTTTCGCAAATCGATGCCCGTTTTTTACAGGATAGCCGCGCGTGGATTCTAATGCCTACTAAGGTAGACTATTTCCTTTCGGATGATAATGTAAATTTTAAACCGGTGGCTACGGTAACCAATACGCTCGACGCTAAAAATACCGACGTTGCGATCCGTTCGTTTAAAGCGGCTTTCAAAAATAGTACGGCGCGTTATGTAAAGATCGTAGCTTATAATTTCGGGAAATTGCCCGATTGGCACCAGGGTGCAGGTGGCGATGCTTATATCTTTATCGATGAAGTTCAGATAAAATAAAAAACTGCTGACTAAATAAAAAAACACCTGACAGGTTTCCAAAACCTGTCAGGTGTTTTTACTATAATTTTATATCGTTTTACTCTTTTACCGGGAAAAGCAATGAAGCTGCAACCGATAAAATCAAAATACCACCTACGATTAGTAACGAAACCGGTGAGGAAATATGAAAGAATGGTGAGATAAGCATTTTAACCCCGATAAAACTCAAAATAACGGCCAATCCGTACTTCAAACGGCTAAACATATACATGAAGTTGGCCAGAAGGAAATAAAGCGCTCTAAGGCCTAAAATTGCGAAAATATTCGACGTGTATAAAATAAACGGATCGTCCGGAGCAATGGCGAAAATCGCCGGAATACTATCGACTGCAAAAATAAGATCCGTAAATTCGATTACTGCGACAACCACTAATAGCGGTGTTGCCATTTTGATTCCGTTTTCAATGGTAAAAAACTTATCACCATCGTAGTTTTCGCTCACTTTAAAAAAGCGATGAATTAGTCGGGCACCGGGACTTTTGGTAAAGTCTTTGTCACCGTCGTCACCGTCTTCGGCAAACCAGGATTTGATACCGGCAATAATCAGGAAAATACCAAAAATGGATAGTACCACATTAATTCGGGCGGCATGACCAAAAAGGTCCATTTCCGGTAAGTAGGTCATGTTGATCAATTCCACACCGGTGAAAATAAAAATCGCCCGGAACACTAACGCACCGATGATTCCCCAAAAAAGGACTTTGTGATGTAGTTCTTTCGGCACATTAAAAAATCCGAAAACGAGAATAAACACAAAGAGGTTGTCGACCGATAGCGCTTTTTCGATCCAGTAGGCCGATTGAAACTGGGTGAATTGTTCCAGTCCCATAAAGTAATAGATAACCCCGCTAAAGCCCATAGCCAGCGAGATCCATACTACAGACCAGATAAGTGCTTCGCGGTTGGAAACCACATGACTCTTCTTGTTGAAAACACCAAGATCGAGCAATAGCATGATAAAAATGATAACGGAAAAAGCGGTTAGAATACCCGGATGATTAATTAAATGATCCATTGTTGGTTTTTTTTAGTTTTTGCGAAAATAAGACTTCTTTTTTTACCCAAGGGAAAGGCTTGTAAAGTGTTGTTTATTAGTGTTTTATGAGCTGTTTTTTTGAAATGCTTCTAAAGAAAAAAGAATCCTAAACTGAATTTAAAACAATGATTGTCAGTATTTTAAATTCAGTTTAGGATTCTGAGAACGGTATTTTTAGCGTAAACGGGTAAAAATAAAATTTTTTAATCCAATTTTTCCGTCAGTTTTTTAAAGACTTTTTTCGGTTCTTTTCCTTCGTATAATATATCGTAAACGGCATCGATAATTGGCGTTTTGGCTTTGTATTCTTCGTTTAATTTATGGGCACTTTTGGTCGCATAGTAACCCTCGGCAACCATACTCATTTCCATTTGTGCCGATTTTACCGTATAGCCTTTTCCAATCATGTTTCCAAACATACGGTTACGCGAAAAAACAGAATATCCGGTTACGAGTAAATCACCCAGATAAGCCGAATCGTTAATGTTGCGCTTCATTTTGTGTACTTTTTTGATGAACTTTTTCATCTCGCGGATCGCATTGCTCATCAATAAAGCCTGAAAGTTATCGCCATAACCCAAACCGTGTGCAATTCCGGCAGCAATGGAATAGATGTTTTTTAACATCGCGGCATATTCGGTGCCGACAATGTCGTCCGAAATTTTGGTTTTAATATAATGACTGTTCAGATTTTTGGCCATTACTTTGGCGGTTTTCATGTCGCCGCAAGCAATCGTCAGATACGATAAACGTTCCAAAGCCACTTCTTCTGCGTGACACGGACCGGTAATAACGCCAATATTGTCGTATGGAATGTTATACGTTTTATGGAAATGTTCGCCAACAATAAGACTGGTTTCCGGAACAATCCCTTTAATCGCCGAAAAAATGATTTTGCCTTCGAGACTAACCGTTAGTTTTTCCAGTTCGGCGCTTAAAAATGCCGACGGAATGGCGAAAATTACATAATCGGCATAAGCAACCGCCTCGTTTATATCGTCGGTTAAAAGTAATTTATTGGTGTCGAATTCAACAGAACTCAGGTAATTCGGATTGTGTCTGTTTTGTTTGATATGTTCGATAGCATAGGTACTTCTCATGTACCACGCTATCTCCGAAAGGTTTACGCATAACATCTTTGCAATGGCCGTAGCCCAACTTCCCCCACCTATTACTGCAAATTTTGGATGGTCACTCATTATCGTTTTTAATTTATGAATCCAAATGTACTTAAAAACATAGGAAGTACAAAGTATAGGCTGTAAAAGTGCTTCCCACTGTTAAAATCCGATCCGAAAATCCGAAAAATGAAAAGTGGCACACAAATTGGTTACCGTGTTATAATAAAAACCCCGAAGTTATGAAAATGATAAAATTACTTTTAGCTTTAGTCATTACACCCATAGTGTTGTCGTCTTGTTCCATTAACTATGACGACGGTTATATGGGGAATAATGAACCACTTCCGCAACTGATCAACCGTTATGAATTGTGGTATGTGGATTACAACCGGACAACCGGAAACGGAGATATACCTTTTTTGTCACGAGCTTTTACGATTTCGTTTGTCGATGGAACGTTATTCGCAAATAACAACCTCGTTGGAATCGGTTCCACTGGAAATGGTTTTGGAATTAATATAGGATATTATGATTTTTATCCGGAAACCATTCGTTTTTTTCACAATGTTTACGGACAATACAATCTGGAAGTACATCGGTTGAGTGCCAATGAGATTCGTTTGTACGACAGAAGTCGGAATACGTCTTATTATCTGATTGGTTACCAACGTAACAATTTCAATTATAATAGCTTGTTTTACGATAATATTACCTATTTCTTACAGGAATATAAAGCCTGGGAAAAAGTATATACCAGTCAGTATGGGGCTTTAAACGATTTTGATCATGAAAATTTTCTCCAGTTTCTATCCAGTGGAAATAATTTCAGATCGTCGCAAAGTGCGCCTGGAACGCCAGTAAATAACATTTATTGGGATTTTACAGGACTATATGGAATCCATAATATCTACGGAAATCCTAATGCGAAAAATTTAACATTAGATTATGATTTCTGGGGCAATGAAGCGTTTCGATTAACCGTTATTAATGACAGTAGAATTCGATTGTTTCATCAGGCTTCGGGTACGACCTACGAATTTCAGGGAAGAGGATTTATCCAATACCTAAAAGAAGGCGGACAGAAGCGGGTCAAACAGGAGGAACTCAAGTTAAGTTAAAATAAGTTACTATTTTTTGTTTTTGGTGAAGAAAGGCGCTCCGGATTTTTTCGGGAGCGCCTTTCGTTTTTTAGAATACGGAAAGGATTAGTAACTCATTTCTACGATTTCGCGTACTTTTTCAAGCGTGATATTCTGACGCTCGCCCATCGCTTTCCATCCTCTTTCTGCGAAACGGTCTACGATAAAATCGGCTGTTTTTTCATAATCGGTGGTATAATTGGAAATCTTGGTATCCATTCCCATCGTATGGAAAAACTGAACGGTTTTTTCGATTGCCTGAGTCGCTTTTTCCTCTACGGTTTCACCGGTTACCTTCCAGATACGCTCACCGTATTGCGCCAGTTTTTCTTTTTTGGTTTCAAACAACACGCGGTATAAGTTTGGACCGATAATCGCCAATGTTCGGGCGTGGTCAATTTCGTATAAGGCGGTTAGTTCGTGTCCGATCATATGCGTTGCCCAATCGGTTGGAACACCTTTTTGAATTAATCCGTTTAAGGCCATCGTACAGCTCCACATAAAATTGGCTGCCAATTTATAGTCGGTTGGATTTTCTACCACATCCGGTCCGATTTCAACTAAGGTTTGTAGGATACCTTCGGCGATACGATCCTGTAATAAAGCGTCGTGCGGATAGGTAAGGTATTGTTCCATAACATGCGTAAAGGCATCCACCACACCGTTTTGCAATTGGCGTTTTGGTAAGGATGCAATTACCGTAGGGTCACAGATGGAAAATTTCGGGAATAAAGCCGAACCACCAAACGATAGTTTTTCCTGTGTTTCGTTAATCGTGATCACCGCTCCGGAGTTCATTTCACTTCCCGTAGCCGGTAGGGTTAATACCGTTCCAAATGGCATTGCGTTTTCTTTGATCAATAATCTTTTGTGCAGGATTTCCATTGGATTTCCGTCGAAATGT from Flavobacterium sp. WV_118_3 harbors:
- a CDS encoding GH92 family glycosyl hydrolase: MRKILFCFLLLQTATLFSQKNNYAQFVNPFIGTGGHGHTFPGATVPFGMVQLSPDTRIDGSWDGCGGYHYSDAIIYGFSHTHLNGTGVSDFGDIMLMPAMGEPKLNSDAYRSPFSHKNEKATAGYYAVKLDNHNIDVRLTATTRVGLQEYTFNQSGKANIILDLNHRDKLLMGDVRIIDNQTVEVLRRSEAWARDQYVYARIVFSVPMQITNVRNNGFAPPKNTDTFFAGSQLAISFSKEVKKGEKILVKVALSPTGYEGAQKNLLAEMSDWNFEAAKKQAETLWNKELSKIEITTSDKDKKTIFYTALYHTMMQPNIAMDVDGLYRGRDNELHKAEGFDYYTVFSLWDTFRGAHPLYTLIDKKRTADYCNTFIKQYEQGGRLPVWELASNETDCMIGYHSVSVLADAMAKGIKGFDYEKAFQAAKHSAMLDHLGLEAYKKNGFISIDDEHESVSKTLEYAYDDWCIAQMAMLLNKVDDYHYFIKRSQNWKNIFDNQIGFMRPKKNGGWDKPFDPREVNNNFTEGNSWQYSFFVPQDIPGMIEAYGGKDAFEKKLDAMFEAPSETTGREQVDITGLIGQYAHGNEPSHHMAYLYNAIGKPEKTAEKVKYILDTFYKNTPDGLIGNEDCGQMSAWYILSSMGIYAVTPGMPVWSTTTPYFDKILIHLEDGTTRTITKKTTADKLKNLGLHSDVVIVNTSASDKIVPVPVIEAESKAFKDKQIITIRSGNKEDKLYYSDGSASQKQFVPYTKPVTIGKSAVIRAYAENNGKKSATVEASYFKKENDWTVTIASKNHPQYHAGGPDGLIDGILGTENWRKGDWQGYQGQNFEAVIDLKKVQSVSQIDARFLQDSRAWILMPTKVDYFLSDDNVNFKPVATVTNTLDAKNTDVAIRSFKAAFKNSTARYVKIVAYNFGKLPDWHQGAGGDAYIFIDEVQIK
- a CDS encoding TerC/Alx family metal homeostasis membrane protein encodes the protein MDHLINHPGILTAFSVIIFIMLLLDLGVFNKKSHVVSNREALIWSVVWISLAMGFSGVIYYFMGLEQFTQFQSAYWIEKALSVDNLFVFILVFGFFNVPKELHHKVLFWGIIGALVFRAIFIFTGVELINMTYLPEMDLFGHAARINVVLSIFGIFLIIAGIKSWFAEDGDDGDKDFTKSPGARLIHRFFKVSENYDGDKFFTIENGIKMATPLLVVVAVIEFTDLIFAVDSIPAIFAIAPDDPFILYTSNIFAILGLRALYFLLANFMYMFSRLKYGLAVILSFIGVKMLISPFFHISSPVSLLIVGGILILSVAASLLFPVKE
- a CDS encoding NAD(P)H-dependent glycerol-3-phosphate dehydrogenase: MSDHPKFAVIGGGSWATAIAKMLCVNLSEIAWYMRSTYAIEHIKQNRHNPNYLSSVEFDTNKLLLTDDINEAVAYADYVIFAIPSAFLSAELEKLTVSLEGKIIFSAIKGIVPETSLIVGEHFHKTYNIPYDNIGVITGPCHAEEVALERLSYLTIACGDMKTAKVMAKNLNSHYIKTKISDDIVGTEYAAMLKNIYSIAAGIAHGLGYGDNFQALLMSNAIREMKKFIKKVHKMKRNINDSAYLGDLLVTGYSVFSRNRMFGNMIGKGYTVKSAQMEMSMVAEGYYATKSAHKLNEEYKAKTPIIDAVYDILYEGKEPKKVFKKLTEKLD
- a CDS encoding nicotinic acid mononucleotide adenyltransferase, whose protein sequence is MKMIKLLLALVITPIVLSSCSINYDDGYMGNNEPLPQLINRYELWYVDYNRTTGNGDIPFLSRAFTISFVDGTLFANNNLVGIGSTGNGFGINIGYYDFYPETIRFFHNVYGQYNLEVHRLSANEIRLYDRSRNTSYYLIGYQRNNFNYNSLFYDNITYFLQEYKAWEKVYTSQYGALNDFDHENFLQFLSSGNNFRSSQSAPGTPVNNIYWDFTGLYGIHNIYGNPNAKNLTLDYDFWGNEAFRLTVINDSRIRLFHQASGTTYEFQGRGFIQYLKEGGQKRVKQEELKLS
- a CDS encoding iron-containing alcohol dehydrogenase, which produces MLNFELYNPTNLIFGKGQTEKLGQLVPKNSRILLAYGGGSIFKNGVYDQVKTALQGFEIVEFGGIEPNPRYETLMKAVTVIREQKLDFILAVGGGSVIDGVKFISAAVHFDGNPMEILHKRLLIKENAMPFGTVLTLPATGSEMNSGAVITINETQEKLSFGGSALFPKFSICDPTVIASLPKRQLQNGVVDAFTHVMEQYLTYPHDALLQDRIAEGILQTLVEIGPDVVENPTDYKLAANFMWSCTMALNGLIQKGVPTDWATHMIGHELTALYEIDHARTLAIIGPNLYRVLFETKKEKLAQYGERIWKVTGETVEEKATQAIEKTVQFFHTMGMDTKISNYTTDYEKTADFIVDRFAERGWKAMGERQNITLEKVREIVEMSY